The following proteins are encoded in a genomic region of Brachypodium distachyon strain Bd21 chromosome 1, Brachypodium_distachyon_v3.0, whole genome shotgun sequence:
- the LOC100821670 gene encoding protein CDI, translating to MSPPAQAPTNNLTGAGAGTDEPFRVFVGYDSREDIAYRVCRRSLLRRSSIPLEIIPIVQDELRSAGLYWRERGPTESTEFSFTRFLTPHLAGYRGWALFIDCDFLFVADVAELARMCAAANPRHAVLCVHHDYAPKEATKMDGAVQTLYPRKNWSSMVLFNCGHPKNRAALTPDEVSTRSGAHLHRFAWLDDDEVGEVPFVWNFLVGHNRVDPDDVAGTTPRAIHYTSGGPWFERYKDCEFADLWIQERDAYESEEKQAEEVNKPMAAAPVPSPAVSVDA from the coding sequence ATGTCGCCCCCAGCCCAAGCACCTACCAACAAcctcaccggcgccggcgccggcacggATGAGCCGTTCCGCGTGTTCGTGGGGTACGACTCCCGCGAGGACATCGCGTACCGCGTGTGCCGCCGCTCGCTGCTACGCCGCTCCTCCATCCCTCTCGAGATCATCCCAATCGTCCAAGACGAGCTCCGGTCAGCGGGGCTGTACTGGCGGGAGCGAGGACCCACGGAGAGCACGGAGTTCTCCTTCACCCGCTTCCTGACGCCGCACCTCGCCGGCTACCGCGGCTGGGCGCTCTTCATCGACTGCGACTTCCTCTTCGTCGCCGACGTGGCCGAACTCGCCCGCATGTGCGCGGCGGCCAACCCTCGCCACGCCGTGCTGTGCGTGCACCACGACTACGCGCCCAAGGAGGCGACCAAGATGGACGGCGCCGTGCAGACGCTGTACCCGCGCAAGAACTGGTCCTCCATGGTGCTCTTCAACTGCGGGCACCCCAAGAACCGCGCCGCGCTCACCCCGGACGAGGTTAGCACCCGGTCCGGCGCGCACCTCCACCGCTTCGCCTGGCTCGATGACGATGAGGTCGGCGAGGTGCCGTTCGTGTGGAACTTTCTCGTGGGCCATAATCGGGTTGACCCGGACGATGTGGCCGGGACGACGCCGCGCGCCATACACTATACTTCCGGTGGGCCGTGGTTCGAGCGGTACAAGGACTGCGAGTTCGCTGACCTTTGGATCCAGGAGCGGGATGCGTATGAGTCCGAAGAGAAGCAAGCCGAGGAGGTTAATAAGCCCATGGCGGCAGCACCGGTGCCGTCGCCTGCCGTTTCCGTGGACGCGTGA
- the LOC100821987 gene encoding malonyl-CoA:anthocyanidin 5-O-glucoside-6''-O-malonyltransferase, with amino-acid sequence MAPEALHNMTALEQRQVSPLPSPSGTKPRALPLTFFDLVFWDIPPVQRLFFYDNADVPGVPEFLLHELPRFEKSLAMALHHFYPLAGKLSCGSITPESAAPELVFSDGDSVRLTVAAGAGDEFHDLAGDHARDTARLRPLLPRLTRDGVRLQDVFAVQITVFPHAGMCIGTTLHHAVADGSSYLHFMKTWAAIHRLGGPGCSLEAVPVMGAAPLFDRSVVQDEDGLREEFLRDHADKRLLLEDDREPGSAELATFRFTDELLLRLGRKVESETSARRCSSYALACGAVWAGIMRARGGGSTRFGFVTGCRPRTSPPVPGNYFGNCLGLCRVEDDVQELSCGGGGGVITAAAMAAAAIWRAIEGLAEEGRVFRGARGWVRLVREYACAGAGAVTVAGSPKLGVYAATDLGAPWGRPRKVEIVSVERTGALALAENGPDTDGGGIEVGVALPRAEMEAFRAFYVDLVANLQY; translated from the coding sequence ATGGCGCCGGAAGCACTTCACAACATGACCGCCCTGGAGCAGCGCCAGGTCTCGCCGTTACCATCACCGTCCGGGACGAAGCCACGCGCGCTGCCGCTGACATTCTTCGACCTCGTCTTCTGGGACATCCCGCCCGTGCAGCGCCTCTTCTTCTACGACAACGCCGACGTCCCCGGCGTCCCGGAGTTCCTCCTCCACGAGCTGCCCCGGTTCGAGAAGTCCCTGGCCATGGCGCTGCACCATTTCTACCCTTTGGCCGGGAAGCTTTCGTGCGGGAGCATTACGCCGGAGTCAGCGGCGCCCGAGCTCGTGTTCTCGGACGGCGACTCCGTCCGCCTGACGGTAgcggccggtgccggagaTGAGTTCCATGACCTCGCCGGCGACCACGCGCGCGACACCGCGAGGCTCCgcccgctgctgccgcggctGACGAGAGACGGTGTCAGGCTGCAGGACGTGTTCGCCGTCCAGATCACCGTGTTTCCACACGCCGGCATGTGCATCGGCACGACCCTGCACCACGCCGTGGCCGACGGCTCCAGCTACTTGCACTTCATGAAGACCTGGGCCGCCATCCACCGCCTCGGCGGTCCCGGCTGTAGTCTCGAGGCGGTGCCGGTCATGGGCGCGGCCCCGCTGTTCGACCGCAGCGTCGTGCAAGACGAGGACGGGCTCCGGGAGGAATTTCTCCGCGACCACGCCGACAAGCGGCTGCTCCTCGAGGACGACCGCGAACCCGGGAGCGCCGAGCTCGCGACGTTCCGGTTCACGGACGAGCTGCTCCTTAGGCTTGGGAGGAAAGTCGAGTCCGAGACCTCAGCGCGGCGGTGCTCGTCCTACGCGCTGGCGTGCGGCGCCGTATGGGCGGGCATcatgcgcgcgcgcggcggcggcagcacgaGGTTCGGGTTCGTGACGGGGTGCAGGCCCCGGACGAGCCCACCGGTGCCCGGGAACTACTTCGGCAACTGCCTGGGGCTCTGCCGCGTGGAGGACGACGTGCAGGAGctgagctgcggcggcggcggcggcgtcatcacggcggcggccatggcggcggcggccatctgGCGGGCGATCGAGGGGCTGGCGGAGGAAGGGCGGGTGTTCCGGGGCGCGCGCGGGTGGGTGCGGCTGGTGCGGGAGTACGCgtgcgcgggcgcgggcgcggtgACCGTGGCCGGGTCGCCGAAGCTGGGGGTGTACGCGGCGACGGACCTCGGGGCGCCGTGGGGCCGGCCAAGGAAGGTGGAGATCGTGTCCGTGGAGCGCACGGGCGCGCTCGCGCTGGCGGAGAACGGCCCTGAcacggacggcggcggcatcgaGGTCGGCGTGGCGCTGCCGCGCGCGGAGATGGAGGCGTTCCGAGCGTTCTACGTTGACCTggttgcaaacttgcaataCTAA
- the LOC100822296 gene encoding NADPH-dependent aldehyde reductase-like protein, chloroplastic: protein MSETSMNSTTTTTPSADGSNSVLLAAGHQQPLHGRVAIVTGGAGGIGAAVTSHLASLGARVVVGYIGDPAPADNLVATLNTTSSGPNRAIAVCADVSDPAQVERLFDAAEAAFGAELHIVVAAAGFQDAAYPAIADTDPEQWDRAFGVNARGTFLCCRQAARRLVRGGRGGRVVTFSSSNVGSLRPGYGAYVATKAAVEAMTKVLAKELAGTGITANSVAPGPVATPMFFAGKSEERVRAVAVECPMKRIGQPEDVAPVVGFLCSDAAGWVNGQVIRVNGGYV from the coding sequence ATGAGTGAAACTTCAATGaacagtactactactactactccgtCCGCGGATGGCTCTAATTCGGTCCTTCTCGCTGCCGGCCACCAGCAGCCGCTCCACGGCCGCGTGGCCATCGTGaccggcggcgcaggcggcatCGGCGCTGCCGTGACCTCGCACCTGGCGTCCCTCGGCGcccgcgtcgtcgtcggctACATCGGCGACCCGGCTCCCGCAGACAACCTCGTCGCCACCCTCAACACCACGTCCTCCGGGCCAAACCGCGCCATCGCGGTGTGCGCGGACGTGTCGGACCCGGCGCAGGTAGAGCGGCTCTTcgacgcggcggaggcggcattCGGCGCGGAGCTGCACATCGtggtggccgcggcggggTTCCAGGACGCGGCGTACCCGGCCATCGCGGACACGGACCCCGAGCAGTGGGACCGGGCCTTCGGCGTGAACGCGCGCGGCACGTTCCTGTGCTGCAGgcaggcggcgaggcggctggtgcgcggcggccgcggcgggcgcgtGGTCACCTTCTCGTCCTCCAACGTCGGGTCGCTCCGGCCAGGGTACGGCGCCTACGTGGCGACCAAGGCGGCCGTGGAGGCcatgaccaaggtgctggccAAGGAGCTCGCCGGGACCGGCATCACCGCAAACAGCGTGGCCCCGGGGCCGGTGGCCACGCCCATGTTCTTCGCCGGGAAGTCCGAGGAGCGCGTCCgggccgtcgccgtcgagtGCCCCATGAAGCGCATCGGCCAGCCGGAGGACGTCGCGCCGGTGGTCGGCTTCCTCTGTAGCGACGCCGCCGGGTGGGTCAATGGTCAGGTCATTCGGGTTAACGGTGGGTACGTGTAA
- the LOC100822605 gene encoding putrescine hydroxycinnamoyltransferase 1 produces the protein MFKWECYSAVQQPSRQVPPSTSPALLAHSLPDREMAVEILESCMVTPSEATPTNAVWLSNLDLLVARGHTPTVYMYRPSSDRPDTAFFSPDVLKASLSKALVPFYPLAGRLDQDAAGRPEIHCGGEGALFVTARANATLDDLGDFAPSDELRRTLVPSADAEAGVHAGILAMFQVTFFKCGGVCLGAAIHHTAADGLAALDFVNSWATIARGGDDDVRGVLPCLDRTLLRARSPPSVRFDHAEYSRRGDVSGGPSKPTRVPFDSAILPMSKAQIDVLKSGEHGKRLSTFKAVVAHVWRSACEARRLDGAEDTRLYITADARSRVQPPLPRGFFGNAIFRASAAAKVEDVVGPGNGPPRLEPVAEMVAGATARLDDEYVRSLVDYLGLEDAAGLRKGEWVMPETDLWVISWQGLPIYGADFGWGSPAFMGRACLQFSGLVYLVPGPDGDGRLDVVVAMEPGSLVRFREVFYRGLN, from the exons ATGTTTAAATGGGAGTGCTATTCAGCGGTTCAGCAACCAAGTAGGCAAGTACCACCATCGACCTCTCCAGCTCTCCTAGCTCACTCGCTCCCAGACAGAGAAATGGCAGTGGAAATCCTGGAATCCTGCATGGTGACGCCCAGCGAGGCGACGCCGACGAACGCGGTATGGCTCTCCAACCTCGACCTCCTGGTGGCCAGGGGCCACACGCCCACCGTCTACATGTACCGGCCGAGCTCTGACCGTCCGGACACGGCCTTCTTCTCGCCGGACGTCCTCAAGGCCTCGCTCTCCAAGGCGCTCGTCCCGTTCTACCCCCTCGCCGGCCGGCTCGACCaggacgccgccggccgcccggAGATCCactgcggcggcgagggcgccctCTTCGTCACCGCGCGCGCTAACGCcacgctcgacgacctcgggGATTTCGCCCCGTCCGACGAGCTCCGCCGGACGCTCGTCCCCTCCGCCGATGCCGAGGCCGGCGTCCACGCCGGCATCTTGGCCATGTTTCAG GTGACCTTCTTCAAGTGCGGCGGGGTGTGCCTGGGCGCCGCCATCCACCACACGGCGGCGGACGGCCTCGCGGCGCTCGACTTCGTGAACTCCTGGGCCACCATTGCGaggggcggcgacgacgacgtccgCGGCGTCCTCCCTTGCCTCGaccgcacgctcctccgcgcGCGTTCCCCTCCGTCCGTGCGCTTCGACCACGCCGAATACTCCCGGCGCGGCGACGTCAGCGGCGGGCCGTCAAAGCCCACAAGAGTCCCGTTCGACTCCGCCATCCTCCCCATGTCCAAGGCCCAGATCGACGTGCTCAAGTCCGGCGAACACGGCAAGAGGCTGTCCACGTTCAAGGCCGTGGTGGCGCACGTGTGGCGGAGCGCGTGCGAGGCGCGCCGGCTGGACGGGGCCGAGGACACGCGGCTGTACATCACCGCCGACGCGCGCTCCCGCGTCCAGCCGCCGCTCCCCCGCGGCTTCTTCGGCAACGCCATCTTCcgcgcctcggcggcggccaaggtCGAAGACGTCGTGGGCCCCGGCAATGGGCCGCCGCGCCTCGAGCCCGTCGCGGAGATGGTCGCGGGCGCCACGGCCCGGCTGGACGACGAGTACGTGCGGTCGCTGGTGGATTACCTGGGCCTGGAAGACGCGGCGGGGCTGCGCAAGGGGGAATGGGTCATGCCGGAGACGGACCTGTGGGTGATCAGCTGGCAGGGCCTGCCGATCTACGGCGCCGACTTCGGGTGGGGCTCGCCGGCGTTCATGGGCCGAGCGTGTCTGCAGTTCAGCGGGCTTGTGTACCTCGTGCCCGGCCCCGATGGCGACGGCCGGCTCGACGTCGTGGTTGCCATGGAGCCTGGTAGCTTGGTTAGGTTCAGAGAGGTGTTTTACCGGGGACTTAATTAA
- the LOC104581626 gene encoding NADPH-dependent aldehyde reductase-like protein, chloroplastic, giving the protein MNGTAPLPNGSNSALAAGHHQPLHGRVAIVTGGSGGIGAAVTTHLASLGARVVIGYIGDPATADNLVASLNDSASGSGPNPNGAAPRAIAVRADVSDPAQVERLFDAAQAAFGAELHIVVAAAGFQDAAYPAIADTDPEQWDRAFGVNARGTFLCCRQAARRLVRGGRGRVVTFSSSNVGSLRPGYGAYVATKAAVEAMTKVLAKELAGTGITANSLAPGPVATPMFYAGKSEERVRAVASECPMKRIGEPEDVAPVVGFLCSDAAGWVNGQVIRVNGGYV; this is encoded by the coding sequence ATGAACGGCACTGCCCCGCTCCCAAATGGCTCTAATTCGGCCCTCGCGGCAGGTCACCACCAGCCGCTACACGGCCGCGTGGCCATCGTGAccggcggctcgggcggcaTCGGCGCCGCGGTGACCACGCACCTGGCGTCCCTCGGCGCCCGCGTCGTCATCGGCTACATCGGCGACCCGGCCACAGCAGACAACCTCGTCGCCTCCCTCAACGACAGCGCGTCCGGCTCCGGGCCAAACCCAAAcggtgccgcgccgcgcgccatcGCGGTGCGCGCGGACGTGTCGGACCCGGCGCAGGTGGAGCGGCTCTTCGacgcggcgcaggcggcaTTCGGCGCGGAGCTGCACATCGtggtggccgcggcggggTTCCAGGACGCGGCGTACCCGGCCATCGCGGACACGGACCCCGAGCAGTGGGACCGGGCCTTCGGCGTGAACGCGCGCGGCACGTTCCTGTGCTGCAGgcaggcggcgaggcggctggttcgcggcgggcgcgggcgcgtggtAACCTTCTCGTCCTCCAACGTCGGGTCGCTCCGGCCAGGGTACGGCGCCTACGTGGCGACCAAGGCGGCCGTGGAGGCcatgaccaaggtgctggccAAGGAGCTCGCCGGGACTGGCATCACGGCCAACAGCCTGGCCCCGGGCCCGGTCGCCACGCCCATGTTCTACGCCGGGAAGTCCGAGGAGCGTGTCAGGGCCGTCGCCAGCGAGTGCCCCATGAAGCGGATCGGCGAGCCGGAGGACGTTGCGCCGGTGGTCGGCTTCCTCTGTAGTGACGCCGCTGGGTGGGTCAATGGCCAGGTCATTCGGGTTAACGGTGGGTACGTGTAA